In Pristis pectinata isolate sPriPec2 chromosome 19, sPriPec2.1.pri, whole genome shotgun sequence, the following proteins share a genomic window:
- the LOC127580500 gene encoding G-protein coupled receptor 22-like, translating into MWSRMHCHGPPSKFCLGGGFRHLGGGTANGHRDAQLSHRSLGPATTRPTGRPRTDHLQRICLLSILQVVMQSEINLTVSDEIHHIDDNAQWTLDYPSSFQASLTGFLILEIVLGLSSNLTVLGLYCMKSNLINSVSNIITMNLHILDAVICVGCIPLTVIVTLLSLEKKTLICNFHEACISFTSVATAANVLAITLDRYDISVKPANRILTMGRAITLLTSVWIASFSAFTIPFIEVNFFSPQGNESIWQNKTILCFGVDEYHNKLGIYYHLLIQIPIFSFTAIVMLITYSKILQALNIKIGSRFSTRQKKRRRKKTIPLTIQHENTDQSENRRHNIKLGVRTSVSVIIALRRVVKQHRERRERQKRVFRMSLLIISTFLICWTPLSILNTVIICKGLSEGMVKLRLCFLILAYGTTTFHPLLYAFARQKFQKVLRSKMKKRMVSVVEADPSPKNTAIHNS; encoded by the exons accatccaagttttgtctcgggggtggatttcggcaccttggcggaggcacagcgaacggacatagagatgcccagctatcgcaccgcagtctcgggcctgcaactacaagacctactggtaggccccg GACTGATCATCTGCAAAGAATCTGTCTCCTTTCCATTTTACAAGTCGTCATGCAATCAGAAATTAATCTGACAGTCAGTGATGAGATACATCATATTGATGACAATGCACAATGGACTCTTGACTACCCATCAAGTTTTCAGGCATCCCTTACTGGATTTTTGATACTGGAAATTGTGTTGGGACTCAGCAGCAACTTGACAGTACTGGGACTTTACTGTATGAAGTCAAACCTGATTAATTCAGTCAGTAATATTATCACCATGAACTTGCATATACTAGATGCTGTCATATGTGTTGGATGCATTCCCCTTACAGTAATTGTCACTCTTCTTTCACTGGAGAAAAAAACTTTGATTTGTAATTTTCATGAAGCCTGCATTTCTTTTACTAGTGTAGCAACAGCAGCAAATGTCCTTGCAATCACTTTGGATCGTTATGATATTTCAGTTAAGCCAGCAAATCGGATTTTGACgatgggaagagcaataacaTTATTAACATCAGTGTGGATTGCATCCTTTTCCGCATTTACAATCCCTTTCATTGAAGTTAATTTCTTTAGCCCACAAGGCAATGAAAGCATCTGGCAAAATAAAACAATCTTATGTTTTGGTGTAGATGAATATCACAACAAACTGGGAATATATTACCATCTCTTAATTCAGATCCCCATTTTTTCCTTCACTGCTATTGTAATGTTGATAACCTACAGCAAAATACTTCAAGCCTTGAACATCAAAATAGGTTCCCGATTTTCAACCAGGcagaagaaaagaagaagaaaaaagaccATTCCACTAACTATACAACATGAAAATACTGATCAATCAGAAAATAGAAGACATAACATAAAACTAGGAGTGAGAACTTCAGTTTCTGTAATAATTGCTCTAAGGAGAGTTGTCAAGCAGCATCGAGAAAGGCGGGAAAGACAAAAAAGGGTTTTTCGAATGtctcttttaattatttcaacattTCTCATTTGTTGGACACCATTATCAATTTTAAATACTGTTATAATATGTAAAGGTTTAAGTGAGGGCATGGTAAAATTAAGACTGTGTTTTCTAATTCTTGCATATGGCACAACTACATTCCATCCTTTACTATATGCATTTGCACGACAGAAATTCCAAAAGGTCCTCAGGAGTAAAATGAAGAAGAGAATGGTCTCAGTTGTTGAGGCTGATCCATCCCCTAAAAATACAGCAATTCACAACTCCTAG